In one window of Bizionia sp. M204 DNA:
- a CDS encoding ATPase: MKQFKPHIITEGGIDYHLGKMDKNCIHYDFQKILIYLEAKGKLLFSQNFKIHEEDHAIIFKLCIYTIQDFDYCAKLDINPTKGILLSGPVGCGKTSLMKLLRHLTPHRRAYKIIPCRNAVFSFNHLGYKTIEDYGNEDFYCFDDLGVEPTGRHYGKDCNVMGEILLSRYDQSLKKQEAHNPKIHFKTHATTNLNAIEIEERYGNRVRSRMRTMFNLLAFDKISRDKRV; encoded by the coding sequence ATGAAACAGTTTAAACCACACATCATAACCGAGGGCGGCATCGATTACCATCTAGGCAAAATGGATAAAAATTGCATCCATTACGATTTCCAAAAAATTTTAATCTATCTAGAAGCTAAAGGCAAGCTTCTTTTTAGCCAAAACTTCAAAATTCATGAAGAAGACCACGCCATTATTTTCAAGCTTTGCATTTACACCATTCAAGATTTCGACTACTGCGCCAAACTGGATATCAACCCAACAAAAGGGATTCTGTTATCTGGTCCCGTCGGTTGCGGTAAAACAAGTTTAATGAAACTCTTACGGCACCTCACACCACACCGCAGAGCATATAAAATAATACCCTGTCGTAATGCCGTTTTTAGCTTCAATCATTTAGGCTATAAAACCATCGAAGATTACGGCAATGAAGACTTTTACTGTTTTGACGACCTTGGCGTGGAACCCACCGGCAGACACTATGGCAAAGACTGCAATGTCATGGGTGAAATTCTTTTATCCAGGTACGATCAATCACTTAAAAAGCAAGAAGCTCATAATCCTAAAATCCATTTCAAAACCCACGCTACCACAAACCTCAACGCCATAGAAATAGAAGAACGCTATGGCAACCGTGTACGTTCAAGAATGCGAACCATGTTTAATCTATTGGCTTTTGATAAAATTAGCAGAGATAAAAGGGTATAA